CCGCTCCCGCTGCAAGCACCCCCGCCGCAAGCCCGCTGGAAACCGCCCGCCGCCTCTACGCCCAGGGCAGCTACACCGCCGCCGCCCGCAGCCTCCAATACGCCGAGAGCGGCGGCAGCGGCAGCGACGCCGACCGCCGCGCCATGCACCTGCTGCTGCAAAGCCACCGCAAACTGGGCAACTGCGAATCCGTCATCCAAATCGGCAGCCGCTACGTCTCCCGCTTCGCCCGCAGCCCCGAAGCCGCCGACACCCTGTTCACCGTCGGCCAGTGCCAGTGGGACATGCAGCAGCGCGACGTCGCCCGCGACACCTGGCGCAAACTGATGCGCCTCTACCCCGCCAGCCCTGCCGCCCAAAAAGCCGCGCGGCACGCCGACAAATACTGAACGCGCGGCCGCAACGTTTTTCAGACGGCCTCAATACGGCGCGCAACCGTTTGAGGCCGTCTGAAAACGCAGTTTCAACGAAACCGAACACATCCATGCCACACACACGCAAAACGCCGCCGCCTCCGAACGGAGACGGCGGCGTTCCGGCAAACGGCCGCGCATAAAAAAACAGCCCGGGAAGGCTGTTTTTTGCATTTGGTGCCCGGGGTCGGACTCGAACCGACACACCTTTCGGCGGGAGATTTTGAGTCTCCTGTGTCTACCAATTTCACCACCCGGGCAGGTAGGAAAGCGCGCATTATAACGGCAAAACGCCTGTTGTAAAGCCTTATCGGGCGATTTGCGCCGCGCAAAGGCCAAGCGGATGAATCATAAAAAGAAAAGATTTACAGCCCGCCCGCAGACCGGATGCCGGCACGCCCGCGCCCGGACCCATGTCAACTTTCCCGCGTTTTCCCAAGCCGTTGCATTCCACCGGCGGCCGAAACGCGGTAAGATTGCGCCCGAATTTTGTCCGCAACCGTAGAGGGGTTCACCATGAAATACCGTTATCTCGCCCTGTTTGCCGCCGCCGCATTGTGCGCCTGCTCGCAACAGAACACCGCATCCGATGCCGCCGCGCCCGCCGCTTCCTCCGCCGCAGCGTCCCCCGCCTCCGCGCCCGCTGCCAACGCGCCCGCCGCGCAGCCGAAAAACGGCGGCTTTTTCGGCACCAACGTCAGCAAAGACGACATCGGCGGCGACTTCACGCTCACCGACGGCAGCGGCAAGCCGTTCGCCCTCAGCAGCCTCAAAGGCAAAGTCGTGCTGCTCACCTTCGGCTACACCAACTGCCCCGACGTCTGCCCCACCAGCCTGCTGACATACAGCGAAGTGGTCGGCAAACTCGGCGAGCAGGCCAAAGACGTGGCCGTGGTGTTCGTCAGCGTCGATCCCGATCGCGACACGCCCGAAGTGGTGAGCAAATTCGCCAAAACCTTCAATCCCGACTTCATCGGCCTCACCGCCACCGGCGAGCAGAGCATCCCCGTGGTGAAACAGCAATACCGCGTGGTTTCGGCCAAATCGCAGGAACAGTCGGCCGACATCTACCTCATCGACCACACCGCCGGCACCTACGTCCTCGACAAAAACGGCAACACCGTGCTGATGGAAAACTACGGCCGCACCTCCGACGAAATCGCCGCCGACGTCAAACGCCTGCTCGCATCCTAACCCCCGCCGCAGAGGCCGTCTGAAAAACGGATTCCCGCTTTCGGAAACGTCATCCCCGCATAGGCGGGGACGGCCTCTTTCAGGAAAACCGCATGTCAGAAAACCACCTCACCATCGCGCTCTCCAAAGGGCGCATTTTCGACGAAACCCTGCCGCTCTTGGCCGCAGCGGGCATCGTGCCCGCCGAAGACCCCGAGCAGTCGCGCAAGCTCATCATCGGCACCAACCGCAACGACATCCGCCTCGTCATCGTCCGCGCCTCCGACGTGCCGACCTACGTGCGCTACGGCGCGGCCGATTTCGGCATCGCGGGGCGCGACGTGCTGGTGGAAGACGGCGGCGAAGGGCTGTATCAGCCGTTGGACTTGCAGATTGCCAAATGCCGCATGATGGTGGCCGTGCCGCAGGGTTTCGACTACACCGCCGCCTCCCAGCCCGGCTGCCGCCTGCGCATCGCCACCAAATACCCCAACATCGCCGCCGAACACTTCGCCGGCAAAGGCGTGCATGTGGACATCATCAAACTCTACGGCTCGATGGAACTCGCCCCGCTGGTCGGCCTCTCCGACGCGATTGTCGATCTGGTGTCCACCGGCGGCACGCTCAAAGCCAACCGCCTCGAAGCCGTCGAACACATCTGCGACATTTCCAGCCGCCTCGTCGTGAACAAAGCCGCCCTGAAAGTGAAACACGCCCTGTTGCAGCCCATTATCGAAGCCTTCGCCGCCGCATCCGCCTAGCCGATCGCGCGGGGGATGCGGATTTCGCTGTTTTTTGCTGTTTTTACCCAGGAGAAACAAAACATGGCACACCTGCTGATCGATACCGTCAAAACCAGCGTGGCAGGCAAATTCCTGCCCGCCTCCCGCCACACCGTGCGCCTGTTCGCCGGCAAACGCACGGCCAAACCGCTGCGCCGCCTGCTGCGCGTCGTGCAGAATTCAGACGGCCTGCCGCCGCCGATCGCCCTAACCGAACTGCCGCGCAAAAAAGACGTGCCCGCCGCCATCCTCGACCAAGCCCGCGCCATCCTCGCCGCCGACCCGCAGGCGAACATTGCCGTCGTCAGCCCGCGCGGCAAACTGCGGCGCAAACTCGACAAACTGCAAACGCGTTACCCCGACGCGCAGATTTTTTCCGCCGGCAAACTGGGCAAAAAAACCCGCGCCTTCCTCGCGCAGGAAACGGCGTTCGTCATCACCGCGCCGGAAACGGACAAAACGGCGCACAGGCCGTCTGAAAACCCGCCCGCAGGCACGGAACAGCCCGAAAGGCCGTCTGAAAACCCGACCGCCGCCCCGTCTCCCGCAGCTGCCGAAGCCGAACTGATAAACCGCGCCGCAGAAAACGTACAGGCCGCCGCAGCCGCCGTCCTGCCGCCCGCCGCTGCCGAAGCCGAACTGATAAACCGCGCCGCAGAAAACGTACAGGCCGCCGCAGCCGCCGTCCTGCCGCCCGCCGCGTCCGACCTCACCGGGCTGGAACAAGCCCTGCGCCTGCTGCACAAAAACCGTCCGAAAAAGAAAGCCGCCCTGCTGGCCATGCTGGCGCGGCAGCACGGCGGCGGCGCGGAGGAGTTGTTCGCCGCCCTGATAAAAAACGGCAATATCGCCGTTGACGCGGCGGAAACCGTGCGCTACATCCACCCGTAAACCGCAGAGGCCGTCTGAAAAGCAAGTTTCAGACGGCCTCATCCGCAAAACAAACGCCGCCTATGAACATCACCGACACCGCCATCCCCGAAGTCAAAATCTTGGAGCCGCAAGTCTTCGGCGACGAGCGCGGCTTCTTTATGGAAACCTTCCGCGACGACTGGTTCAAAGCCCATGTGTGCGAACGCACCTTCGTGCAGGAAAACCATTCCCAATCAGGCGGCGGCGTGTTGCGCGGCCTGCACTACCAAACCGAAAACACCCAAGGCAAACTCGTGCGCGTGGTGGCGGGCGCGGTGTTCGATGTCGCCGTTGATCTGCGCCGCAACTCGCCGACCTTCGGACAATGGGCGGGCGCAATCCTCTCCGCCGAAAACAAACGCCAGCTCTGGGTGCCCGAAGGCTTCGCCCACGGCTTTTACGTCTTAGGCGGCGGTGCCGAGTTCGTTTACAAATGCACCGACTATTACAACCCCCGAGCCGAACACACGCTGCTGTGGAACGACCCCGCAATCGGCATCGCATGGCCGCTGCACGGCGAACCGAAGCTGTCGGCCAAAGATGCGGCGGGTAAAACACTGGCCGAAGCGGCAAGGTTTTAAAAACACGTTCAGGCCGTCTGAAAGCGCAGCTTCGGCGCAGCCAAAACCCGTTTGCAAGGTTTTATAGTGAGACAAATAACAAGTATCCGATTTATGTAGGGTGGGTCTTGACCCACCGATAACATGCGCAGTCTGTATGCTGTATTTCTTATTTTGTGCCACTATAACTTCCCTGCCGCCGCACTTTCAGACGGCCTCAAAGCCCGCAGAGGCCGTCTGAAAACATCAAATCAAACCCGAACCCAAACCGTGAAAACCGCCTACATCCCCTCCGCCGGCATCCGCAACATCCCCGGCCTTGCCGACTTCCTCCCCGAGTTCCGCATCCGGAAAAAGCCCGCCGGCGCAGACATCGTCATCGGCTGGGGGCTGCGCCCGAGCACCCGCAAAGCGCGCGAATTTGCCGCCGCACAGGGGCTGCCGTTTGCCGCGCTGGAAGACGGCTTTTTGCGCTCGCTCGGCTTGGGCGTGGACGGCTGGCCGCCGTTTTCAATGGTTTTCGACGACATCGGCATCTATTACGACACCACCCGCCCGTCGCGCTTGGAACAATTAATCCTCGCCGCCGACACCCTGTCGCCCGAAACGCTGGACGAAGCCCACCGCGCCATCGCCCTGATTCTGGAACACCGCCTGTCCAAATACAACCACGCCCCCAGCCTTTCAGACGGCCTGCTGCAAGAAATGCGGCAGCGGCAAACCGTGCTGTTAATCGACCAGACTGCCGGCGACATGGCACTGCAATACGGCGGCGCGGACGCGGCCACTTTCGAGCGCATGTTTCAGACGGCCTTGGCGGAAAACCCGCAGGCGCAAATCTGGGTCAAAACCCATCCCGACGTGTTGAGCGGCAAAAAACAAGGCTGCCTGACCGACTTGGCGCGGCAAAACCGCGTGCGCCTGCTGGCCGAAGACATCAACCCGATTTCACTGTTGCAAGCCGCAGACAAAGTTTATTGCGTTACCTCGCAGATGGGTTTTGAAGCCCTGCTGTGCGGCAAATCGCCGGTTACCTTCGGCCTGCCGTGGTATGTGGGCTGGGGCGTGAGCGACGACCGCCACCCCGCCGCCGCCGAACTGGCGCGGCAGCAACGGCGCTCTCCCCGGACTTTGGATCAACTGTTTGCCGCCGCCTATCTGCAATACAGCCGCTACATCAACCCCAACACCGGCAAGGCGGGCACGCTCGCCGACGTGATCGATTATTTGGCCGTCGCGCGGCGGCTCAACGAAAAACTGCGCGGCACCTTATACTGCGTGGGCATGTCGCTGTGGAAACGCGCCGTCGTCAAACCGTTTTTCAACGTGCCCTCATGCCGTCTGAAATTCGTCAAATCGGCGGACAAACTCGCCGCCGAGGCTCTGCCGCCCGACACGCGCCTGCTGGCATGGGGCAGCGGCAAAGACGAAATCACCCGTTTCGCCGAACAACACAACATCCCCCTGCTGCGCATGGAAGACGGCTTCATCCGCTCGGTCGGCCTCGGCTCCAACCTCGTGCCGCCGCTCTCGCTCGTCATCGACGACATGGGCATCTACTTCAACCCCGAAACGCCCTCCCGCCTCGAACACATCCTGCAACACCAAACTTTCAACCAACAGGATTTTCAGACGGCTTCCCTGCTGCAACAGGTGCTCACAGCAAACAAAATCAGCAAATACAACGTCGGCAGCGCAAATTTCAGCGTGCCGAAAACCGACAAAACCGTCATCCTCGTTCCCGGCCAGGTCGAAGACGACGCCTCTATCCGCCACGGCTCGCCGCAAATCCGCCGCAACCTCGACCTGCTCAAAACCGTGCGCGAACGCAACCCCGACGCCTACATCATCTACAAACCACATCCCGACGTCGTCAGCGGCAACCGCATCGGCCGCATCGCCCCCGAAGACGCCGCCCGTTACGCCGACCAAACCGCACCCGAAGCCGACATCCTCACCTGCCTGCAACACGCCGACGAAGTGCACACCATGACCTCGCTCACCGGCTTTGAAGCCCTGCTGCGCGGCAAAAAAGTCTGCTGCTACGGCCTGCCGTTTTACGCCGGTTGGGGGCTGACCCAAGACACCCTGCCCATCCCCCGCCGCAACCGCCGGCTCGAATTGTGGCAGCTTGCCGCCGGCACGCTGGTTTACTACCCAAGCTACGTCCACCCCGAAACCCGCCGCCTCATCAACGTCGCCACCGCTGTGAAAATTTTAAAGCAACATAAAAATTTACAGAAAAAAAACAACAATCTGCGCAGAAGCTGGCTGAACAAAAAACTGGAAAAAGCAAAGCAGTTTTACCGTTCGCTTCGCTAGGGTGTGTTAACAATCAGCTTGTGATTTCGGAAATCATTAGGTCAAACAGCAGTCAAACCCAACTGCCTAACCATTCTGCCAAACCCAGAACAAACCGAGATGCAATAAGCCACCGATTCGGGAATAAGAAAATACTGGTATAATTCAAAAAATTTTTTTCCAAAACACCTTGCGGCATCTATGCTTCTTCGCAAACATCAAAAATAAAAAGGAAATTTTTAGAAACGGCAATCAAAGATACAATGTCTCAAAATACAATCATAAAATCATATTGATCACATCATTTCTAAAATACTTCCATTTAAGACACACTCTATTTCATAACCATAAAACATATCCCTAGTTGTTTTCCATATCAAGATATGTTTATAAATTTAAGTATTAGCAGCTTAATACTGGAATAAAGTTAAAAAATAAATTATAGATATTGGATTTAAACCGAGTTTTCCTATGAAAAAAATAAATTTATTATGGATATTGGTGCTGTCTGCCTGCTCCTTTATTCCCGCCTCCGGCCCGCAAACCGGAAAAATTACCCGATTAGGCAAGCAAGCTGCCACGGCTCAAATTCCCGCTGTCGAGTTAATCGATGTGGACAATTCCATCACCCAAGCCCTCTACCAAGCCCAAAACAACCAATCCTTCGCCCAACTTGGCGACGGTTCTGCTTCGGGCGGCCTTATCCATACGGGGGATATGCTGGACATTACCATTTGGGAAGCCCCGCCTGCCGTGCTGTTCGGCGGCTCGCTCTCTTCCGCCGGTACCGGCAGCGCGCAGCAGACCAAGCTGCCCGATCAGATGGTCAGCGCGAAAGGTACGGTTTCCGTTCCTTTCATCGGGGATATTGCGGTGGTTGGAAAAACGCCCGTTCAGGTTCAGGATCTGATTAAAGGCCGTCTGAAAAAAATGGCCAACCAGCCGCAGGCCATTGTCCGGATTATGCAAAACAACGCAGCAACAGTATCCGTTATCCGCGCAGGCAACAGCGTGCGCATGCCGTTGACCACGGCGGGCGAACGCGTGCTTGACGCAGTGGCGGCAGTAGGCGGCTCGACCGCCAACGTGCAGGACACCAATGTCCAACTGACGCGCGGCAATCAGGTGAAAACGGTCGCCTTGGAAGATTTGGTTGCCAACCCGCGCCAAAACATTATGCTGCGGCGCGGCGATATTGTTACCATGATTACCAACCCGAGTAGTTTCACATCAATGGGCGCGGTCGGCAGAACCCAGCAAATCGGTTTTTCCGTCAAAGGCTTATCGCTGGCCGAAGCAGTAGGACGCATGGGCGGGCTGCAAGACAGGCGCGCCGACGCACGCGGCGTTTTTGTTTTCCGCTACGCGCCCTTGTCGGAGCTGCCGTCTGAAAAACAAGGCAAATGGGCCGCGCAAGGCTATGGCGCAACAGCCGAAATCCCCGTGGTTTACCGCTTGAACCTGACCGACGCCAATTCGATGTTCTGGATGCAGCGGTTTCCGATAAAAGACAAAGACGTGGTGTACGTATCGAACGCACCCTTGTCTGAAGTGCAAAAATTCTTGTCGTTTGTGTTTTCTCCCGTGGTCAGCGGCGTAAACAGCATCAACAACCTGACCAACTAACCATCCGCAAAGGCTACACGATGTCCGAACAACCAGCCGCACCGGCCAATACCGCACCGCCCGAGACCCGGGCGGCAGCCGCGAAGAAAAAGAAAAAAAAGTTTTTCCGCAAATTCAACCCGCTGTTATGGCTTACCGTCATCATCCCCACGCTCTGTTCGACTGTATATTTCGGTCTGATCGCTTCCGACCAGTTTACCTCCCAATCGAGCTTTGTCGTCCGTTCGCCGAAAAACCAGGCATCCCTCAACGGCTTGGGCGCGATTTTGCAGGGAACGGGCTTTTCCCGCTCGCAAGACGATATTTACACCGTACAGGAATATATGCGTTCCCGCTCTTCGCTGGATGCGTTAAGCAAAAAAATGCCCGTGCGCAGCTTTTATGAAAATAAAGGCGATATTTTCAGCCGTTTCAACGGGTTCGGTTTGCAAGGCGAGCAGGAAGCGTTTTACCAATATTACCGTGAAAAGGTAAACATTAATTTCGATGCCGTTTCCGGCATTTCCAATCTGAACGTCAGCTCGTTTGATGCGGCGGAATCGCAAAGAATCAACGCAGCCCTTTTGAAACAGGGCGAAATTCTGATTAACCAGCTGAACGAGCGCGCCAGACAGGACACCATACGCTACGCGGAAAGCGTGGTTGCGGCGGCGGAAGACAAGGTTAAGGAAGCCTCCGTCCAACTAACCAAATTTCGCGTGAAAAACGGCGTTTTCGATTTGAAGGCGCAGTCGGAAGTGCAGCTCGGGCTGGTATCCAAATTGCAAGACGAATTAATCGTCATCCAAACCCAATTGGATCAGGTAAAAGCCGTTACCCCGGAAAATCCCCAAATTCCCGGCCTCTTGGCTCGGGAAAAAAGCCTGAGAAAAGAGATTACGCAGCAAATCCGCGCCATTTCAGGCGGAAGCGACCGTTCTTTATCCAACCAAGCCGCCGAATACCAGCGTGTCTATTTGGAAAACGAGTTGGCCGAAAAACAACTGGCCGCCGCCATCACCTCGCTGGAAGGCGCGAAAGCCGAAGCCGACCGCCAGCAGCTTTATCTGGAAATCGTCTCACAGCCGAGCCGGCCGGATATGGCGCAAAAGCCGACACGGATTTACAACATTGTCGCCACCTTTATTATCGGGCTGATTGTTTACGGCATCGCCAGCCTCCTGACTGCCAGCATTCGCGAGCATAAAAACTGATGAAAGAACTGCATAAAACTTCGTTCCGCGAATCCTTGGCGATTCAAAAACGGGTTATCGGTGCGTTGCTGATGCGTGAAATCATCACACGCTACGGCCGTACCAATATCGGCTTTTTATGGCTGTTTGTCGAACCTCTGCTGATGACGCTTGTCATCGTGCTGATGTGGAAATTTTTTAAAGCCAACGAAGTTTCATCACTCAATATCGTTGCCTTCATCATGACCGGATACCCGATGATGATGATGTGGCGCAACGCCTCCAACCGCGCCATTGGTTCGATTAACGCCAATGCCAGCCTGCTTTACCACCGCAATGTGCGCGTATTGGATACCATTTTTGCCCGCATGCTGCTGGAAATTTCGGGAGCAACCATTGCGCAAATCGCCATTACGGCCATCTTTATCGTCATCGGCTGGATCAATCCGCCCGCCGATATTTTCTATATGTTGCTCGCATGGCTGCTGATGGCAATGTTCGCTGTCGGCTTAGGTTTGGTTATCTGCTCGATTTCATTCCATCTCGAACCCTTTGCCAAAATATGGAACACGCTCAGCTTCGTCATGATGCCCCTCTCCGGCGTGTTTTTCTTCGTTCACAATCTGCCCCAGCAGATACAGCATTATGTGCTGATGATTCCCATGGTTCACGGCACGGAAATGTTCCGCGCGGGTTATTTCGGCAGCAGCCAAATCACCCACCATAATCCCTGGTTCATCCTGATGTGCAA
The window above is part of the Neisseria bacilliformis genome. Proteins encoded here:
- a CDS encoding SCO family protein, giving the protein MKYRYLALFAAAALCACSQQNTASDAAAPAASSAAASPASAPAANAPAAQPKNGGFFGTNVSKDDIGGDFTLTDGSGKPFALSSLKGKVVLLTFGYTNCPDVCPTSLLTYSEVVGKLGEQAKDVAVVFVSVDPDRDTPEVVSKFAKTFNPDFIGLTATGEQSIPVVKQQYRVVSAKSQEQSADIYLIDHTAGTYVLDKNGNTVLMENYGRTSDEIAADVKRLLAS
- the hisG gene encoding ATP phosphoribosyltransferase, translated to MSENHLTIALSKGRIFDETLPLLAAAGIVPAEDPEQSRKLIIGTNRNDIRLVIVRASDVPTYVRYGAADFGIAGRDVLVEDGGEGLYQPLDLQIAKCRMMVAVPQGFDYTAASQPGCRLRIATKYPNIAAEHFAGKGVHVDIIKLYGSMELAPLVGLSDAIVDLVSTGGTLKANRLEAVEHICDISSRLVVNKAALKVKHALLQPIIEAFAAASA
- the rfbC gene encoding dTDP-4-dehydrorhamnose 3,5-epimerase — its product is MNITDTAIPEVKILEPQVFGDERGFFMETFRDDWFKAHVCERTFVQENHSQSGGGVLRGLHYQTENTQGKLVRVVAGAVFDVAVDLRRNSPTFGQWAGAILSAENKRQLWVPEGFAHGFYVLGGGAEFVYKCTDYYNPRAEHTLLWNDPAIGIAWPLHGEPKLSAKDAAGKTLAEAARF
- a CDS encoding capsular polysaccharide biosynthesis protein, which translates into the protein MKTAYIPSAGIRNIPGLADFLPEFRIRKKPAGADIVIGWGLRPSTRKAREFAAAQGLPFAALEDGFLRSLGLGVDGWPPFSMVFDDIGIYYDTTRPSRLEQLILAADTLSPETLDEAHRAIALILEHRLSKYNHAPSLSDGLLQEMRQRQTVLLIDQTAGDMALQYGGADAATFERMFQTALAENPQAQIWVKTHPDVLSGKKQGCLTDLARQNRVRLLAEDINPISLLQAADKVYCVTSQMGFEALLCGKSPVTFGLPWYVGWGVSDDRHPAAAELARQQRRSPRTLDQLFAAAYLQYSRYINPNTGKAGTLADVIDYLAVARRLNEKLRGTLYCVGMSLWKRAVVKPFFNVPSCRLKFVKSADKLAAEALPPDTRLLAWGSGKDEITRFAEQHNIPLLRMEDGFIRSVGLGSNLVPPLSLVIDDMGIYFNPETPSRLEHILQHQTFNQQDFQTASLLQQVLTANKISKYNVGSANFSVPKTDKTVILVPGQVEDDASIRHGSPQIRRNLDLLKTVRERNPDAYIIYKPHPDVVSGNRIGRIAPEDAARYADQTAPEADILTCLQHADEVHTMTSLTGFEALLRGKKVCCYGLPFYAGWGLTQDTLPIPRRNRRLELWQLAAGTLVYYPSYVHPETRRLINVATAVKILKQHKNLQKKNNNLRRSWLNKKLEKAKQFYRSLR
- a CDS encoding polysaccharide biosynthesis/export family protein, translating into MKKINLLWILVLSACSFIPASGPQTGKITRLGKQAATAQIPAVELIDVDNSITQALYQAQNNQSFAQLGDGSASGGLIHTGDMLDITIWEAPPAVLFGGSLSSAGTGSAQQTKLPDQMVSAKGTVSVPFIGDIAVVGKTPVQVQDLIKGRLKKMANQPQAIVRIMQNNAATVSVIRAGNSVRMPLTTAGERVLDAVAAVGGSTANVQDTNVQLTRGNQVKTVALEDLVANPRQNIMLRRGDIVTMITNPSSFTSMGAVGRTQQIGFSVKGLSLAEAVGRMGGLQDRRADARGVFVFRYAPLSELPSEKQGKWAAQGYGATAEIPVVYRLNLTDANSMFWMQRFPIKDKDVVYVSNAPLSEVQKFLSFVFSPVVSGVNSINNLTN
- a CDS encoding capsule polysaccharide transporter; this encodes MSEQPAAPANTAPPETRAAAAKKKKKKFFRKFNPLLWLTVIIPTLCSTVYFGLIASDQFTSQSSFVVRSPKNQASLNGLGAILQGTGFSRSQDDIYTVQEYMRSRSSLDALSKKMPVRSFYENKGDIFSRFNGFGLQGEQEAFYQYYREKVNINFDAVSGISNLNVSSFDAAESQRINAALLKQGEILINQLNERARQDTIRYAESVVAAAEDKVKEASVQLTKFRVKNGVFDLKAQSEVQLGLVSKLQDELIVIQTQLDQVKAVTPENPQIPGLLAREKSLRKEITQQIRAISGGSDRSLSNQAAEYQRVYLENELAEKQLAAAITSLEGAKAEADRQQLYLEIVSQPSRPDMAQKPTRIYNIVATFIIGLIVYGIASLLTASIREHKN
- a CDS encoding ABC transporter permease, which translates into the protein MKELHKTSFRESLAIQKRVIGALLMREIITRYGRTNIGFLWLFVEPLLMTLVIVLMWKFFKANEVSSLNIVAFIMTGYPMMMMWRNASNRAIGSINANASLLYHRNVRVLDTIFARMLLEISGATIAQIAITAIFIVIGWINPPADIFYMLLAWLLMAMFAVGLGLVICSISFHLEPFAKIWNTLSFVMMPLSGVFFFVHNLPQQIQHYVLMIPMVHGTEMFRAGYFGSSQITHHNPWFILMCNLVLLLIGLAMVDSFSKGVEPQ